A region of Syngnathoides biaculeatus isolate LvHL_M chromosome 20, ASM1980259v1, whole genome shotgun sequence DNA encodes the following proteins:
- the ptprr gene encoding tyrosine-protein phosphatase non-receptor type 5 isoform X2: MSGTGGCLLLALMLLCWPTCAESSSGQHGLRGADASDSNPRPDGGAPPRRRHRLQHRSGGEVHVEHAAVAARHLVTMFLALDVRSLNTALLGWFRGGVAAALGVPVDLVHINAVDEEKNGVELFVSSERPDAPEPRPARDVVRSLDARVLHRHLAHFGITEVSSEKNVLEGAPREHAQSQECFSAGILIFAIFIMAFVSLTLFYRLKATLKSQPKAPPPHFTTQARPRGRPIAGARPLPAPAPPPPPQPSPAPSSEVDLTPSMSVAPVTNEPEPCVSPFRMKAASRLQERRGSNVALVLDTSAPGSGAAATPPGEEAAREYLVAAGRALTPQRLRALVKDVRTLHAEFSEIPMNFTDPKRVDVPNHGSKNRYETILPSESRFVLPTATTRKRTRPDVLSGQSGDGNVCIKMSCACLMPDPHSRVVLRSPLSTYINANYIRGYLGDERAFIATQGPLANTVDDFWLMAWQEAAPAIVMITKLKEKNEKCALYWPERSGVYGDVHVEVNGVRECRHYTARRITLKHGPRTHALLHYWFTSWPDHKTPDAASPLLRLMDDVEEARRGAAPGPVIVHCSAGIGRTGCFIAASVGARQLAAEGAVDVLAITCRLRLDRGGMIQTAEQYHFVHRALSLYERRRGDLTCGGGAC; the protein is encoded by the exons ATGAGCGGCACCGGCGGATGTTTGCTGCTGGCCCTGATGCTCCTCTGCTGGCCGACGTGCGCAG AGTCGTCCTCGGGCCAGCACGGGCTGCGTGGCGCCGACGCTTCGGACTCGAACCCGCGGCCGGACGGCGGCGCGCCGCCTCGCCGGCGTCACCGTCTTCAGCATCGCTCGGGCGGCGAGGTTCACGTGGAGCACGCCGCTGTGGCTGCGCGCCATCTGGTTACCATG TTTTTGGCGTTGGACGTCCGCAGTCTGAACACGGCTCTTCTCGGTTGGTTTCGGGGCGGCGTGGCGGCGGCGCTGGGAGTTCCCGTCGACCTCGTCCACATCAACGCTGTGGAT GAGGAGAAGAACGGCGTGGAGTTGTTCGTGTCGTCGGAGCGGCCGGATGCTCCCGAGCCCCGCCCGGCCCGGGACGTGGTCCGATCGCTGGACGCCAGGGTGCTTCATCGCCACCTGGCTCACTTTGGCATCACCGAAGTCTCCAGtgag AAGAACGTCCTTGAGGGGGCGCCGCGGGAGCACGCGCAGAGCCAGGAGTGCTTTTCCGCCGGCATCCTCATCTTCGCCATCTTCATCATGGCCTTCGTCAGCTTGACG CTTTTCTATCGTCTCAAGGCGACGTTGAAGTCTCAGCCGAAAGCTCCGCCCCCTCATTTCACCACCCAG GCTCGCCCACGGGGTCGGCCGATCGCCGGGGCCCGGCCGCTTCCCGCGCccgccccgccgccgccgccgcagcccaG CCCCGCCCCTTCCTCCGAAGTCGACCTGACCCCCTCGATGAGCGTCGCCCCGGTAACGAATGAGCCGGAGCCGTGCGTCTCCCCCTTCAGGATGAAAGCGGCGTCACGACTGCAGGAAAG ACGCGGCTCCAACGTGGCGCTCGTTCTCGACACGTCTGCGCCCGGCAGCGGCGCCGCGGCGACGCCGCCCGGCGAGGAGGCGGCCCGTGAGTATCTCGTGGCGGCGGGACGCGCGCTGACGCCGCAGCGACTGCGTGCCCTCGTCAAAGACGTGCGCACGCTGCACGCGGAGTTCTCG GAAATCCCGATGAACTTCACGGACCCAAAGCGAGTGGATGTTCCCAACCACGGAAGCAAAAACCGATATGAGACCATCCTGCCCAGTGAGTCCCGTTTTGTTTTGCCGACCGCGACAACCAGAAAGCGGACGCGTCCGGATGTGTTGTCTGGCCAATCAGGAGACGGGAACGTCTGCATAAAAATGTCCTGCGCTTGTCTCATGCCAGATCCTCATTCCAGAGTTGTGCTGCGGTCTCCGCTCAGCACCTACATCAACGCCAACTACATCCGG GGTTACCTCGGTGACGAGAGGGCCTTTATCGCCACGCAAGGCCCGCTGGCGAACACGGTGGACGACTTCTGGCTGATGGCGTGGCAGGAAGCGGCGCCCGCTATCGTGATGATCACCAAGCTCAAGGAGAAGAACGAG AAGTGCGCCCTCTACTGGCCCGAGAGGAGCGGCGTCTACGGGGACGTCCACGTGGAGGTCAACGGCGTCCGAGAGTGTCGACACTACACCGCGAGACGCATCACGCTCAAG CACGGGCCTCGTACCCACGCGCTACTTCATTACTGGTTCACGTCGTGGCCCGACCACAAGACGCCCGACGCCGCTTCGCCGCTGCTGCGGCTGATGGACGACGTGGAGGAGGCGCGACGGGGGGCGGCTCCGGGGCCCGTCATCGTACACTGCAG CGCCGGGATCGGCCGGACGGGCTGCTTCATCGCCGCCAGCGTTGGAGCGCGGCAGCTGGCGGCGGAGGGCGCCGTGGACGTGCTGGCCATCACGTGCCGGCTGCGCCTGGACAG GGGCGGAATGATCCAGACGGCCGAGCAGTACCACTTTGTCCACCGCGCCTTGAGCCTGTACGAGCGTCGCCGCGGCGATCTGACTTGCGGAGGCGGGGCTTGTTGA
- the ptprr gene encoding tyrosine-protein phosphatase non-receptor type 5 isoform X1, translating to MSGTGGCLLLALMLLCWPTCAESSSGQHGLRGADASDSNPRPDGGAPPRRRHRLQHRSGGEVHVEHAAVAARHLVTMFLALDVRSLNTALLGWFRGGVAAALGVPVDLVHINAVDEEKNGVELFVSSERPDAPEPRPARDVVRSLDARVLHRHLAHFGITEVSSEKNVLEGAPREHAQSQECFSAGILIFAIFIMAFVSLTLFYRLKATLKSQPKAPPPHFTTQARPRGRPIAGARPLPAPAPPPPPQPSPAPSSEVDLTPSMSVAPVTNEPEPCVSPFRMKAASRLQERRGSNVALVLDTSAPGSGAAATPPGEEAAREYLVAAGRALTPQRLRALVKDVRTLHAEFSEIPMNFTDPKRVDVPNHGSKNRYETILPSESRFVLPTATTRKRTRPDVLSGQSGDGNVCIKMSCACLMPDPHSRVVLRSPLSTYINANYIRGYLGDERAFIATQGPLANTVDDFWLMAWQEAAPAIVMITKLKEKNEKCALYWPERSGVYGDVHVEVNGVRECRHYTARRITLKHGPRTHALLHYWFTSWPDHKTPDAASPLLRLMDDVEEARRGAAPGPVIVHCSSVTCLASKALKLFGFDSTLAFFFSAGIGRTGCFIAASVGARQLAAEGAVDVLAITCRLRLDRGGMIQTAEQYHFVHRALSLYERRRGDLTCGGGAC from the exons ATGAGCGGCACCGGCGGATGTTTGCTGCTGGCCCTGATGCTCCTCTGCTGGCCGACGTGCGCAG AGTCGTCCTCGGGCCAGCACGGGCTGCGTGGCGCCGACGCTTCGGACTCGAACCCGCGGCCGGACGGCGGCGCGCCGCCTCGCCGGCGTCACCGTCTTCAGCATCGCTCGGGCGGCGAGGTTCACGTGGAGCACGCCGCTGTGGCTGCGCGCCATCTGGTTACCATG TTTTTGGCGTTGGACGTCCGCAGTCTGAACACGGCTCTTCTCGGTTGGTTTCGGGGCGGCGTGGCGGCGGCGCTGGGAGTTCCCGTCGACCTCGTCCACATCAACGCTGTGGAT GAGGAGAAGAACGGCGTGGAGTTGTTCGTGTCGTCGGAGCGGCCGGATGCTCCCGAGCCCCGCCCGGCCCGGGACGTGGTCCGATCGCTGGACGCCAGGGTGCTTCATCGCCACCTGGCTCACTTTGGCATCACCGAAGTCTCCAGtgag AAGAACGTCCTTGAGGGGGCGCCGCGGGAGCACGCGCAGAGCCAGGAGTGCTTTTCCGCCGGCATCCTCATCTTCGCCATCTTCATCATGGCCTTCGTCAGCTTGACG CTTTTCTATCGTCTCAAGGCGACGTTGAAGTCTCAGCCGAAAGCTCCGCCCCCTCATTTCACCACCCAG GCTCGCCCACGGGGTCGGCCGATCGCCGGGGCCCGGCCGCTTCCCGCGCccgccccgccgccgccgccgcagcccaG CCCCGCCCCTTCCTCCGAAGTCGACCTGACCCCCTCGATGAGCGTCGCCCCGGTAACGAATGAGCCGGAGCCGTGCGTCTCCCCCTTCAGGATGAAAGCGGCGTCACGACTGCAGGAAAG ACGCGGCTCCAACGTGGCGCTCGTTCTCGACACGTCTGCGCCCGGCAGCGGCGCCGCGGCGACGCCGCCCGGCGAGGAGGCGGCCCGTGAGTATCTCGTGGCGGCGGGACGCGCGCTGACGCCGCAGCGACTGCGTGCCCTCGTCAAAGACGTGCGCACGCTGCACGCGGAGTTCTCG GAAATCCCGATGAACTTCACGGACCCAAAGCGAGTGGATGTTCCCAACCACGGAAGCAAAAACCGATATGAGACCATCCTGCCCAGTGAGTCCCGTTTTGTTTTGCCGACCGCGACAACCAGAAAGCGGACGCGTCCGGATGTGTTGTCTGGCCAATCAGGAGACGGGAACGTCTGCATAAAAATGTCCTGCGCTTGTCTCATGCCAGATCCTCATTCCAGAGTTGTGCTGCGGTCTCCGCTCAGCACCTACATCAACGCCAACTACATCCGG GGTTACCTCGGTGACGAGAGGGCCTTTATCGCCACGCAAGGCCCGCTGGCGAACACGGTGGACGACTTCTGGCTGATGGCGTGGCAGGAAGCGGCGCCCGCTATCGTGATGATCACCAAGCTCAAGGAGAAGAACGAG AAGTGCGCCCTCTACTGGCCCGAGAGGAGCGGCGTCTACGGGGACGTCCACGTGGAGGTCAACGGCGTCCGAGAGTGTCGACACTACACCGCGAGACGCATCACGCTCAAG CACGGGCCTCGTACCCACGCGCTACTTCATTACTGGTTCACGTCGTGGCCCGACCACAAGACGCCCGACGCCGCTTCGCCGCTGCTGCGGCTGATGGACGACGTGGAGGAGGCGCGACGGGGGGCGGCTCCGGGGCCCGTCATCGTACACTGCAG CTCTGTGACTTGTTTGGCTTCGAAGGCGCTGAAGCTGTTCGGATTTGACTCGACTTTGGCGTTTTTCTTTAGCGCCGGGATCGGCCGGACGGGCTGCTTCATCGCCGCCAGCGTTGGAGCGCGGCAGCTGGCGGCGGAGGGCGCCGTGGACGTGCTGGCCATCACGTGCCGGCTGCGCCTGGACAG GGGCGGAATGATCCAGACGGCCGAGCAGTACCACTTTGTCCACCGCGCCTTGAGCCTGTACGAGCGTCGCCGCGGCGATCTGACTTGCGGAGGCGGGGCTTGTTGA
- the ptprr gene encoding tyrosine-protein phosphatase non-receptor type 5 isoform X4, whose product MSGTGGCLLLALMLLCWPTCAESSSGQHGLRGADASDSNPRPDGGAPPRRRHRLQHRSGGEVHVEHAAVAARHLVTMFLALDVRSLNTALLGWFRGGVAAALGVPVDLVHINAVDEEKNGVELFVSSERPDAPEPRPARDVVRSLDARVLHRHLAHFGITEVSSEKNVLEGAPREHAQSQECFSAGILIFAIFIMAFVSLTLFYRLKATLKSQPKAPPPHFTTQARPRGRPIAGARPLPAPAPPPPPQPSPAPSSEVDLTPSMSVAPVTNEPEPCVSPFRMKAASRLQERRGSNVALVLDTSAPGSGAAATPPGEEAAREYLVAAGRALTPQRLRALVKDVRTLHAEFSEIPMNFTDPKRVDVPNHGSKNRYETILPNPHSRVVLRSPLSTYINANYIRGYLGDERAFIATQGPLANTVDDFWLMAWQEAAPAIVMITKLKEKNEKCALYWPERSGVYGDVHVEVNGVRECRHYTARRITLKHGPRTHALLHYWFTSWPDHKTPDAASPLLRLMDDVEEARRGAAPGPVIVHCSSVTCLASKALKLFGFDSTLAFFFSAGIGRTGCFIAASVGARQLAAEGAVDVLAITCRLRLDRGGMIQTAEQYHFVHRALSLYERRRGDLTCGGGAC is encoded by the exons ATGAGCGGCACCGGCGGATGTTTGCTGCTGGCCCTGATGCTCCTCTGCTGGCCGACGTGCGCAG AGTCGTCCTCGGGCCAGCACGGGCTGCGTGGCGCCGACGCTTCGGACTCGAACCCGCGGCCGGACGGCGGCGCGCCGCCTCGCCGGCGTCACCGTCTTCAGCATCGCTCGGGCGGCGAGGTTCACGTGGAGCACGCCGCTGTGGCTGCGCGCCATCTGGTTACCATG TTTTTGGCGTTGGACGTCCGCAGTCTGAACACGGCTCTTCTCGGTTGGTTTCGGGGCGGCGTGGCGGCGGCGCTGGGAGTTCCCGTCGACCTCGTCCACATCAACGCTGTGGAT GAGGAGAAGAACGGCGTGGAGTTGTTCGTGTCGTCGGAGCGGCCGGATGCTCCCGAGCCCCGCCCGGCCCGGGACGTGGTCCGATCGCTGGACGCCAGGGTGCTTCATCGCCACCTGGCTCACTTTGGCATCACCGAAGTCTCCAGtgag AAGAACGTCCTTGAGGGGGCGCCGCGGGAGCACGCGCAGAGCCAGGAGTGCTTTTCCGCCGGCATCCTCATCTTCGCCATCTTCATCATGGCCTTCGTCAGCTTGACG CTTTTCTATCGTCTCAAGGCGACGTTGAAGTCTCAGCCGAAAGCTCCGCCCCCTCATTTCACCACCCAG GCTCGCCCACGGGGTCGGCCGATCGCCGGGGCCCGGCCGCTTCCCGCGCccgccccgccgccgccgccgcagcccaG CCCCGCCCCTTCCTCCGAAGTCGACCTGACCCCCTCGATGAGCGTCGCCCCGGTAACGAATGAGCCGGAGCCGTGCGTCTCCCCCTTCAGGATGAAAGCGGCGTCACGACTGCAGGAAAG ACGCGGCTCCAACGTGGCGCTCGTTCTCGACACGTCTGCGCCCGGCAGCGGCGCCGCGGCGACGCCGCCCGGCGAGGAGGCGGCCCGTGAGTATCTCGTGGCGGCGGGACGCGCGCTGACGCCGCAGCGACTGCGTGCCCTCGTCAAAGACGTGCGCACGCTGCACGCGGAGTTCTCG GAAATCCCGATGAACTTCACGGACCCAAAGCGAGTGGATGTTCCCAACCACGGAAGCAAAAACCGATATGAGACCATCCTGCCCA ATCCTCATTCCAGAGTTGTGCTGCGGTCTCCGCTCAGCACCTACATCAACGCCAACTACATCCGG GGTTACCTCGGTGACGAGAGGGCCTTTATCGCCACGCAAGGCCCGCTGGCGAACACGGTGGACGACTTCTGGCTGATGGCGTGGCAGGAAGCGGCGCCCGCTATCGTGATGATCACCAAGCTCAAGGAGAAGAACGAG AAGTGCGCCCTCTACTGGCCCGAGAGGAGCGGCGTCTACGGGGACGTCCACGTGGAGGTCAACGGCGTCCGAGAGTGTCGACACTACACCGCGAGACGCATCACGCTCAAG CACGGGCCTCGTACCCACGCGCTACTTCATTACTGGTTCACGTCGTGGCCCGACCACAAGACGCCCGACGCCGCTTCGCCGCTGCTGCGGCTGATGGACGACGTGGAGGAGGCGCGACGGGGGGCGGCTCCGGGGCCCGTCATCGTACACTGCAG CTCTGTGACTTGTTTGGCTTCGAAGGCGCTGAAGCTGTTCGGATTTGACTCGACTTTGGCGTTTTTCTTTAGCGCCGGGATCGGCCGGACGGGCTGCTTCATCGCCGCCAGCGTTGGAGCGCGGCAGCTGGCGGCGGAGGGCGCCGTGGACGTGCTGGCCATCACGTGCCGGCTGCGCCTGGACAG GGGCGGAATGATCCAGACGGCCGAGCAGTACCACTTTGTCCACCGCGCCTTGAGCCTGTACGAGCGTCGCCGCGGCGATCTGACTTGCGGAGGCGGGGCTTGTTGA
- the ptprr gene encoding tyrosine-protein phosphatase non-receptor type 5 isoform X5 yields the protein MSGTGGCLLLALMLLCWPTCAESSSGQHGLRGADASDSNPRPDGGAPPRRRHRLQHRSGGEVHVEHAAVAARHLVTMFLALDVRSLNTALLGWFRGGVAAALGVPVDLVHINAVDEEKNGVELFVSSERPDAPEPRPARDVVRSLDARVLHRHLAHFGITEVSSEKNVLEGAPREHAQSQECFSAGILIFAIFIMAFVSLTLFYRLKATLKSQPKAPPPHFTTQARPRGRPIAGARPLPAPAPPPPPQPSPAPSSEVDLTPSMSVAPVTNEPEPCVSPFRMKAASRLQERRGSNVALVLDTSAPGSGAAATPPGEEAAREYLVAAGRALTPQRLRALVKDVRTLHAEFSEIPMNFTDPKRVDVPNHGSKNRYETILPNPHSRVVLRSPLSTYINANYIRGYLGDERAFIATQGPLANTVDDFWLMAWQEAAPAIVMITKLKEKNEKCALYWPERSGVYGDVHVEVNGVRECRHYTARRITLKHGPRTHALLHYWFTSWPDHKTPDAASPLLRLMDDVEEARRGAAPGPVIVHCSAGIGRTGCFIAASVGARQLAAEGAVDVLAITCRLRLDRGGMIQTAEQYHFVHRALSLYERRRGDLTCGGGAC from the exons ATGAGCGGCACCGGCGGATGTTTGCTGCTGGCCCTGATGCTCCTCTGCTGGCCGACGTGCGCAG AGTCGTCCTCGGGCCAGCACGGGCTGCGTGGCGCCGACGCTTCGGACTCGAACCCGCGGCCGGACGGCGGCGCGCCGCCTCGCCGGCGTCACCGTCTTCAGCATCGCTCGGGCGGCGAGGTTCACGTGGAGCACGCCGCTGTGGCTGCGCGCCATCTGGTTACCATG TTTTTGGCGTTGGACGTCCGCAGTCTGAACACGGCTCTTCTCGGTTGGTTTCGGGGCGGCGTGGCGGCGGCGCTGGGAGTTCCCGTCGACCTCGTCCACATCAACGCTGTGGAT GAGGAGAAGAACGGCGTGGAGTTGTTCGTGTCGTCGGAGCGGCCGGATGCTCCCGAGCCCCGCCCGGCCCGGGACGTGGTCCGATCGCTGGACGCCAGGGTGCTTCATCGCCACCTGGCTCACTTTGGCATCACCGAAGTCTCCAGtgag AAGAACGTCCTTGAGGGGGCGCCGCGGGAGCACGCGCAGAGCCAGGAGTGCTTTTCCGCCGGCATCCTCATCTTCGCCATCTTCATCATGGCCTTCGTCAGCTTGACG CTTTTCTATCGTCTCAAGGCGACGTTGAAGTCTCAGCCGAAAGCTCCGCCCCCTCATTTCACCACCCAG GCTCGCCCACGGGGTCGGCCGATCGCCGGGGCCCGGCCGCTTCCCGCGCccgccccgccgccgccgccgcagcccaG CCCCGCCCCTTCCTCCGAAGTCGACCTGACCCCCTCGATGAGCGTCGCCCCGGTAACGAATGAGCCGGAGCCGTGCGTCTCCCCCTTCAGGATGAAAGCGGCGTCACGACTGCAGGAAAG ACGCGGCTCCAACGTGGCGCTCGTTCTCGACACGTCTGCGCCCGGCAGCGGCGCCGCGGCGACGCCGCCCGGCGAGGAGGCGGCCCGTGAGTATCTCGTGGCGGCGGGACGCGCGCTGACGCCGCAGCGACTGCGTGCCCTCGTCAAAGACGTGCGCACGCTGCACGCGGAGTTCTCG GAAATCCCGATGAACTTCACGGACCCAAAGCGAGTGGATGTTCCCAACCACGGAAGCAAAAACCGATATGAGACCATCCTGCCCA ATCCTCATTCCAGAGTTGTGCTGCGGTCTCCGCTCAGCACCTACATCAACGCCAACTACATCCGG GGTTACCTCGGTGACGAGAGGGCCTTTATCGCCACGCAAGGCCCGCTGGCGAACACGGTGGACGACTTCTGGCTGATGGCGTGGCAGGAAGCGGCGCCCGCTATCGTGATGATCACCAAGCTCAAGGAGAAGAACGAG AAGTGCGCCCTCTACTGGCCCGAGAGGAGCGGCGTCTACGGGGACGTCCACGTGGAGGTCAACGGCGTCCGAGAGTGTCGACACTACACCGCGAGACGCATCACGCTCAAG CACGGGCCTCGTACCCACGCGCTACTTCATTACTGGTTCACGTCGTGGCCCGACCACAAGACGCCCGACGCCGCTTCGCCGCTGCTGCGGCTGATGGACGACGTGGAGGAGGCGCGACGGGGGGCGGCTCCGGGGCCCGTCATCGTACACTGCAG CGCCGGGATCGGCCGGACGGGCTGCTTCATCGCCGCCAGCGTTGGAGCGCGGCAGCTGGCGGCGGAGGGCGCCGTGGACGTGCTGGCCATCACGTGCCGGCTGCGCCTGGACAG GGGCGGAATGATCCAGACGGCCGAGCAGTACCACTTTGTCCACCGCGCCTTGAGCCTGTACGAGCGTCGCCGCGGCGATCTGACTTGCGGAGGCGGGGCTTGTTGA
- the ptprr gene encoding tyrosine-protein phosphatase non-receptor type 5 isoform X3: MSGTGGCLLLALMLLCWPTCAESSSGQHGLRGADASDSNPRPDGGAPPRRRHRLQHRSGGEVHVEHAAVAARHLVTMFLALDVRSLNTALLGWFRGGVAAALGVPVDLVHINAVDEEKNGVELFVSSERPDAPEPRPARDVVRSLDARVLHRHLAHFGITEVSSEKNVLEGAPREHAQSQECFSAGILIFAIFIMAFVSLTLFYRLKATLKSQPKAPPPHFTTQARPRGRPIAGARPLPAPAPPPPPQPSPAPSSEVDLTPSMSVAPVTNEPEPCVSPFRMKAASRLQERRGSNVALVLDTSAPGSGAAATPPGEEAAREYLVAAGRALTPQRLRALVKDVRTLHAEFSEIPMNFTDPKRVDVPNHGSKNRYETILPRDGNVCIKMSCACLMPDPHSRVVLRSPLSTYINANYIRGYLGDERAFIATQGPLANTVDDFWLMAWQEAAPAIVMITKLKEKNEKCALYWPERSGVYGDVHVEVNGVRECRHYTARRITLKHGPRTHALLHYWFTSWPDHKTPDAASPLLRLMDDVEEARRGAAPGPVIVHCSSVTCLASKALKLFGFDSTLAFFFSAGIGRTGCFIAASVGARQLAAEGAVDVLAITCRLRLDRGGMIQTAEQYHFVHRALSLYERRRGDLTCGGGAC; encoded by the exons ATGAGCGGCACCGGCGGATGTTTGCTGCTGGCCCTGATGCTCCTCTGCTGGCCGACGTGCGCAG AGTCGTCCTCGGGCCAGCACGGGCTGCGTGGCGCCGACGCTTCGGACTCGAACCCGCGGCCGGACGGCGGCGCGCCGCCTCGCCGGCGTCACCGTCTTCAGCATCGCTCGGGCGGCGAGGTTCACGTGGAGCACGCCGCTGTGGCTGCGCGCCATCTGGTTACCATG TTTTTGGCGTTGGACGTCCGCAGTCTGAACACGGCTCTTCTCGGTTGGTTTCGGGGCGGCGTGGCGGCGGCGCTGGGAGTTCCCGTCGACCTCGTCCACATCAACGCTGTGGAT GAGGAGAAGAACGGCGTGGAGTTGTTCGTGTCGTCGGAGCGGCCGGATGCTCCCGAGCCCCGCCCGGCCCGGGACGTGGTCCGATCGCTGGACGCCAGGGTGCTTCATCGCCACCTGGCTCACTTTGGCATCACCGAAGTCTCCAGtgag AAGAACGTCCTTGAGGGGGCGCCGCGGGAGCACGCGCAGAGCCAGGAGTGCTTTTCCGCCGGCATCCTCATCTTCGCCATCTTCATCATGGCCTTCGTCAGCTTGACG CTTTTCTATCGTCTCAAGGCGACGTTGAAGTCTCAGCCGAAAGCTCCGCCCCCTCATTTCACCACCCAG GCTCGCCCACGGGGTCGGCCGATCGCCGGGGCCCGGCCGCTTCCCGCGCccgccccgccgccgccgccgcagcccaG CCCCGCCCCTTCCTCCGAAGTCGACCTGACCCCCTCGATGAGCGTCGCCCCGGTAACGAATGAGCCGGAGCCGTGCGTCTCCCCCTTCAGGATGAAAGCGGCGTCACGACTGCAGGAAAG ACGCGGCTCCAACGTGGCGCTCGTTCTCGACACGTCTGCGCCCGGCAGCGGCGCCGCGGCGACGCCGCCCGGCGAGGAGGCGGCCCGTGAGTATCTCGTGGCGGCGGGACGCGCGCTGACGCCGCAGCGACTGCGTGCCCTCGTCAAAGACGTGCGCACGCTGCACGCGGAGTTCTCG GAAATCCCGATGAACTTCACGGACCCAAAGCGAGTGGATGTTCCCAACCACGGAAGCAAAAACCGATATGAGACCATCCTGCCCA GAGACGGGAACGTCTGCATAAAAATGTCCTGCGCTTGTCTCATGCCAGATCCTCATTCCAGAGTTGTGCTGCGGTCTCCGCTCAGCACCTACATCAACGCCAACTACATCCGG GGTTACCTCGGTGACGAGAGGGCCTTTATCGCCACGCAAGGCCCGCTGGCGAACACGGTGGACGACTTCTGGCTGATGGCGTGGCAGGAAGCGGCGCCCGCTATCGTGATGATCACCAAGCTCAAGGAGAAGAACGAG AAGTGCGCCCTCTACTGGCCCGAGAGGAGCGGCGTCTACGGGGACGTCCACGTGGAGGTCAACGGCGTCCGAGAGTGTCGACACTACACCGCGAGACGCATCACGCTCAAG CACGGGCCTCGTACCCACGCGCTACTTCATTACTGGTTCACGTCGTGGCCCGACCACAAGACGCCCGACGCCGCTTCGCCGCTGCTGCGGCTGATGGACGACGTGGAGGAGGCGCGACGGGGGGCGGCTCCGGGGCCCGTCATCGTACACTGCAG CTCTGTGACTTGTTTGGCTTCGAAGGCGCTGAAGCTGTTCGGATTTGACTCGACTTTGGCGTTTTTCTTTAGCGCCGGGATCGGCCGGACGGGCTGCTTCATCGCCGCCAGCGTTGGAGCGCGGCAGCTGGCGGCGGAGGGCGCCGTGGACGTGCTGGCCATCACGTGCCGGCTGCGCCTGGACAG GGGCGGAATGATCCAGACGGCCGAGCAGTACCACTTTGTCCACCGCGCCTTGAGCCTGTACGAGCGTCGCCGCGGCGATCTGACTTGCGGAGGCGGGGCTTGTTGA